In Halorhabdus tiamatea SARL4B, a genomic segment contains:
- a CDS encoding aminotransferase class V-fold PLP-dependent enzyme, with protein MTVRESGDLDVSAIRTDFPVLEREFDGTPLVYLDNAATTQTPQRVIDAISEYYEHYNANVHRGLHHLSQEASVAYEAAHDRMAEFVGASGREELVFTGNTTESENLVAYAWGLNELGPGDEVVLTEMEHHASLVTWQQIAKRTGATVRYIRVTDDGHLDIDHAKELIGPETAMVSVVHVSNTLGTINPVADLAEMAHAEDALIFVDGAQAVPNRPVDVAAIDADFYAFSGHKMAGPTGIGCLYGKQAILEDMEPFNYGGDMITKVTFDDATWNELPWKFEAGTPKIAQGIALAEAADYLEEIGMDRIARHENELAQYAIDRLGEFDDIEIYGPPAGEERGGLVSFNLESVHAHDLSSILNDYAVAIRAGDHCTQPLHDKLGVAATARASFYLYNTREEIDVLIEAIDDARELFG; from the coding sequence ATGACGGTACGCGAATCCGGGGACCTCGACGTCTCGGCCATCCGGACGGACTTCCCCGTCTTGGAGCGGGAGTTCGACGGGACGCCGCTGGTCTACCTCGACAACGCCGCGACGACCCAGACGCCCCAGCGGGTCATCGACGCCATCTCCGAGTACTACGAGCACTACAACGCCAACGTCCACCGCGGACTCCACCACCTCAGTCAGGAAGCCAGTGTGGCCTACGAGGCGGCCCACGACCGAATGGCCGAGTTCGTCGGCGCGAGCGGTCGCGAGGAACTCGTCTTCACCGGCAACACCACAGAGTCCGAGAACCTGGTGGCCTACGCCTGGGGGCTGAACGAACTCGGTCCGGGCGACGAGGTCGTCCTCACCGAGATGGAACACCACGCCTCGCTGGTGACCTGGCAACAGATCGCCAAGCGGACCGGCGCGACGGTCCGGTACATCCGCGTGACAGACGACGGGCATCTCGACATCGACCACGCCAAGGAATTGATCGGCCCCGAGACGGCGATGGTTTCGGTGGTCCACGTCTCGAACACGCTCGGGACGATCAACCCCGTCGCCGACCTCGCCGAGATGGCCCACGCCGAGGACGCCCTGATCTTCGTCGACGGTGCCCAGGCGGTGCCCAACCGGCCGGTCGACGTCGCGGCCATCGACGCCGACTTCTACGCGTTCTCGGGTCACAAGATGGCTGGCCCGACCGGGATCGGGTGTCTCTACGGCAAGCAGGCCATCTTAGAGGACATGGAGCCGTTCAACTACGGCGGCGACATGATCACGAAGGTAACTTTCGATGACGCGACCTGGAACGAACTCCCCTGGAAGTTCGAGGCCGGCACGCCGAAGATCGCCCAGGGAATCGCCCTGGCGGAGGCCGCCGACTACCTCGAGGAGATCGGGATGGACCGAATCGCCCGCCACGAGAACGAACTCGCCCAGTACGCCATCGACCGGCTGGGCGAGTTCGACGACATCGAGATCTACGGTCCGCCCGCCGGCGAGGAACGCGGCGGTCTGGTCTCGTTCAACCTAGAATCCGTCCATGCCCACGACCTCTCTTCGATTCTCAACGACTACGCGGTCGCAATCCGGGCCGGCGATCACTGCACGCAGCCCCTACACGACAAACTCGGCGTGGCTGCGACTGCCCGAGCGTCGTTTTACCTCTACAACACGCGCGAGGAGATCGACGTGCTGATCGAAGCGATCGATGACGCGCGAGAGCTATTCGGGTAA
- a CDS encoding TQO small subunit DoxD — translation MVNTEVDTTLFGTDVSYEIGGRWLAYWTFLLRLMVGWWFFHAGFTKILESGVSYNASWFVAQKGLVLSPIMNLFQSGIPYGIVQFMIPVGETLIGLGLLVGCLVRLASFFGAFLMIFFVTTNRGWGHGFVNSDMMGLLLFVTMIVLAAGRIWGIDAILERTVFVQNNPWMRYLLG, via the coding sequence ATGGTAAACACTGAGGTGGATACGACACTGTTCGGGACGGACGTATCGTACGAAATAGGAGGCCGGTGGTTGGCCTACTGGACGTTCCTGTTGCGATTGATGGTCGGCTGGTGGTTCTTCCACGCCGGCTTCACGAAGATACTTGAGAGTGGCGTCTCCTACAATGCCAGCTGGTTCGTCGCACAGAAGGGACTCGTCCTCTCGCCGATCATGAACCTCTTCCAGTCCGGGATTCCCTACGGAATCGTCCAGTTCATGATCCCGGTCGGTGAGACTCTGATCGGACTCGGACTGCTGGTCGGGTGTCTCGTCAGGCTCGCGTCCTTTTTCGGCGCGTTCCTGATGATCTTCTTCGTGACGACCAACCGCGGCTGGGGCCACGGGTTCGTCAACAGCGACATGATGGGACTGTTGTTGTTCGTCACGATGATCGTCCTGGCTGCTGGTCGCATCTGGGGGATCGACGCGATACTCGAACGAACCGTATTCGTCCAGAATAACCCCTGGATGCGGTACCTACTAGGCTAA
- a CDS encoding NUDIX hydrolase, with protein sequence MDERLAWETLAAETAYTCEGFDVITETVRLPDGTETEFDYLSEGESVVILPLTPDGDVVVIEEWRQAVRRVNYSLPAGSVESEDDDLRTTVARELEEETGYEPGDVTHLTTVEPANGFSDAVFQYFLAEDCMPTGERDLDYNESIQVTTTTVQSLREAASNDALRDGRTMLGVLYYAAVER encoded by the coding sequence ATGGACGAGAGATTGGCCTGGGAAACGCTGGCGGCTGAGACCGCCTACACCTGCGAGGGCTTCGACGTCATTACCGAGACGGTCCGACTGCCCGACGGCACCGAAACCGAGTTCGACTATCTCTCGGAGGGCGAAAGCGTCGTCATCCTGCCACTGACACCGGACGGCGACGTCGTCGTCATCGAGGAGTGGCGGCAAGCGGTCAGGCGAGTCAACTACAGCCTGCCGGCCGGCAGCGTCGAGTCCGAAGACGACGATCTCCGGACCACAGTCGCGCGTGAACTCGAAGAAGAGACCGGCTACGAACCCGGCGACGTGACCCACCTGACGACCGTCGAGCCCGCAAACGGCTTCTCGGACGCCGTCTTTCAGTATTTCCTCGCCGAGGACTGCATGCCGACCGGCGAGCGTGACCTCGATTACAACGAGTCGATTCAGGTCACGACGACGACCGTTCAATCGCTCCGCGAAGCAGCCAGCAACGACGCGTTACGTGACGGCCGGACGATGCTCGGCGTGCTGTACTACGCGGCCGTCGAACGCTGA
- a CDS encoding aspartate kinase has translation MRVVVKFGGTSLGSGDRIERAADSIAAVVEQGHEVAVIASAMGSTTDYLLEEIEFEADEADQAEIVSMGERTSVRMLKGALSARGISADFLEPGSEEWPIITDEYGEVDVGETTKRAHALAGQLQDVVPVMTGFLAEDHSGNVTTLGRGGSDTSAVMLGKYMDADEVVIVTDVEGVMTGDPRVVEGARNVGEISVDELRNLSFRGAEVIAPSALSYKDTNMDVRVVHYQHDDLLKGGTSIEGEFQKLIDLQENRLCCLTVAGRAIRNQSGILAQLSNALAAEDINVEAVSSGMDSITFYLDTEVAETAETILHEEVVDDDVLSSITVIQDVAVIRVTGGELPDQPGAIKQVIDPVSEAHINLLDVITSATSIAVFVPWEDREQALGLVQDAL, from the coding sequence ATGCGCGTCGTAGTCAAGTTCGGCGGGACGAGTCTGGGCAGCGGCGATCGCATCGAGCGGGCGGCCGACTCGATCGCGGCCGTCGTCGAACAGGGTCACGAGGTCGCTGTCATCGCCAGCGCGATGGGATCGACGACGGACTATCTCCTCGAGGAGATCGAGTTCGAGGCCGACGAGGCCGATCAGGCCGAGATCGTCAGCATGGGCGAGCGGACCTCCGTCCGGATGCTCAAGGGGGCGCTGTCGGCCCGCGGCATCAGTGCCGACTTCCTCGAACCCGGCAGCGAAGAGTGGCCGATCATCACCGACGAGTACGGCGAGGTCGACGTCGGGGAGACCACCAAGCGCGCCCACGCGCTGGCCGGCCAACTCCAGGACGTTGTCCCCGTCATGACCGGCTTCCTGGCCGAAGACCACAGCGGGAACGTCACTACGCTGGGTCGGGGTGGCAGTGACACGAGCGCCGTGATGCTTGGCAAGTACATGGACGCCGACGAGGTCGTCATCGTCACCGACGTCGAGGGCGTCATGACCGGTGACCCGCGAGTCGTCGAGGGGGCCCGCAACGTCGGGGAGATCTCCGTCGACGAACTCCGGAACCTCTCCTTTCGCGGCGCTGAGGTCATCGCGCCGAGCGCACTCTCGTATAAAGACACCAACATGGACGTCCGCGTCGTCCACTACCAGCACGACGACCTGCTGAAGGGCGGGACCTCCATCGAGGGCGAGTTCCAGAAGCTCATCGACCTCCAGGAGAACCGGCTGTGCTGTCTGACCGTCGCTGGCCGGGCGATCCGCAACCAGTCGGGCATCCTCGCACAGCTCTCGAACGCCCTCGCCGCCGAGGACATCAACGTCGAGGCCGTCTCCAGCGGGATGGACTCGATCACGTTCTACCTCGACACCGAGGTGGCAGAGACCGCCGAGACGATTCTCCACGAGGAAGTCGTCGACGACGACGTCCTCTCGAGCATCACCGTCATCCAGGACGTCGCCGTCATCCGGGTCACGGGCGGGGAACTGCCCGACCAGCCGGGCGCGATCAAGCAGGTCATCGACCCGGTCTCGGAGGCCCACATCAACTTACTCGACGTCATCACCAGCGCGACGTCGATCGCCGTCTTCGTCCCCTGGGAAGACCGCGAACAGGCCCTCGGACTCGTCCAGGACGCACTCTGA
- a CDS encoding ABC transporter substrate-binding protein gives MTAPDSVPTLSRRKLLGGVSAGLAAGSAGCLQYARSLANRESPEQVSVTIKTVPADDDEAAVQIARTLQKNMTAVGIDADIELVEITRLFRDVLLNQAFDVYVGQFPPYHDPDFLRSALHSTFVTEQGWQNPFGVSDLGLDEQLTAQRTTAGADRQRTVADVANSVAEIQPFATVCFPEEITVARTDRFGNWDGGRFAKPISYLTLDQAESGPDDATTLGLVLTDDRITKNLNPIAVEYRRPNPLTDLLYDPLMRREDGDVRPWLAGDVTWRRTEATGVTATVELREETSFHDGEALTAADVVFTYRFLDDTSLGTGDMHVPSPTFRGRTSLVESIERLDDRTVQIGFGETTEEVAVRALTVPILPAHVWEAKTGSANLAGIDISEGVTQALVWANTDPVGSGPFRLESRTPAERLVLSRFDDHPLIGTGPEQFDVPFERIAVQVAPSDGAAASLVTEGTVDATGDPVHPKVLENVTGEEPIERFVADSRAFYHVGFNARREPFGNVRFRQALARLLDSEHVAETVFDGYAAPAATPLAGTSWEPPEFRWDGTDPVVPFAGTDGDLDAPTARATFREAGYAYDSDEGRLLK, from the coding sequence ATGACAGCACCGGACTCGGTCCCTACCCTCTCCCGTCGCAAGTTGCTCGGCGGCGTCAGTGCTGGTCTGGCCGCCGGCAGCGCCGGCTGTCTTCAGTACGCTCGGAGCCTGGCCAACCGTGAGTCCCCCGAACAGGTGTCGGTGACGATCAAGACGGTCCCCGCGGACGACGACGAGGCCGCGGTCCAGATCGCGCGGACCCTCCAGAAGAACATGACTGCGGTCGGCATCGACGCCGATATCGAACTCGTAGAGATCACGAGACTGTTCCGGGACGTCCTCTTGAACCAGGCCTTCGACGTCTACGTCGGGCAGTTTCCGCCGTATCACGACCCCGACTTCCTGCGATCCGCGCTCCACTCGACGTTCGTCACCGAGCAGGGGTGGCAAAATCCCTTCGGGGTCTCGGATCTCGGGCTCGACGAGCAGTTGACCGCCCAGCGAACGACCGCCGGGGCCGACCGACAGCGCACCGTCGCCGACGTCGCCAACTCCGTCGCGGAGATACAGCCGTTCGCGACGGTGTGTTTCCCCGAGGAGATCACAGTCGCCCGGACTGACCGCTTCGGGAACTGGGATGGAGGCCGGTTCGCAAAGCCGATCAGTTACCTGACGCTCGACCAAGCCGAAAGCGGGCCCGACGACGCGACCACGCTGGGACTCGTGCTGACGGACGACCGGATCACGAAGAATCTCAACCCGATCGCCGTCGAGTACCGGCGGCCGAACCCGCTGACTGACCTGCTGTACGATCCACTCATGCGCCGCGAAGACGGCGATGTCCGTCCGTGGCTGGCGGGGGACGTGACGTGGCGACGGACCGAGGCGACTGGCGTGACGGCGACGGTCGAACTCCGTGAGGAGACGTCCTTCCACGACGGAGAAGCCCTGACGGCGGCAGACGTCGTCTTCACGTATCGATTTCTCGACGATACGAGCCTGGGGACGGGGGACATGCACGTCCCGTCACCCACGTTTCGGGGCCGGACATCGCTGGTCGAGTCGATCGAACGGCTCGACGATCGGACGGTCCAGATCGGATTCGGCGAGACCACCGAGGAGGTCGCCGTGCGTGCGTTGACGGTACCGATCTTGCCCGCCCACGTCTGGGAGGCGAAGACGGGCAGCGCCAACCTCGCCGGGATCGACATCTCGGAGGGTGTGACCCAGGCACTGGTGTGGGCCAACACCGACCCGGTCGGGAGTGGTCCGTTTCGCCTCGAGTCCAGGACGCCCGCGGAACGACTCGTCCTCTCGCGCTTCGACGATCACCCCCTGATCGGTACCGGTCCGGAACAGTTCGACGTGCCCTTCGAACGCATCGCCGTTCAGGTCGCCCCGTCGGACGGAGCGGCCGCCTCGCTCGTCACCGAGGGAACGGTGGACGCGACGGGCGACCCCGTCCATCCGAAGGTACTCGAAAACGTGACGGGCGAGGAACCGATCGAGCGGTTCGTCGCCGACTCGCGGGCGTTCTATCACGTCGGGTTCAACGCGCGACGCGAGCCCTTCGGGAACGTCCGCTTCCGGCAGGCCCTCGCCCGACTGCTCGATTCCGAACACGTCGCCGAGACGGTCTTCGACGGCTACGCCGCCCCCGCCGCGACGCCGCTTGCCGGCACCTCCTGGGAACCCCCGGAGTTCCGCTGGGACGGGACGGACCCGGTCGTCCCGTTCGCCGGCACGGACGGGGACCTCGACGCCCCGACAGCCAGAGCGACATTCCGTGAGGCGGGGTACGCCTACGACAGTGACGAGGGGCGATTGCTCAAATGA
- a CDS encoding phosphatase PAP2 family protein, whose translation MTVPLALLAMIVTVTVVLTCVTAAFVVEWRLIARLRTEYRSTIRTAIPSLSVLAGVLAINSVVRDVGVELSWLIGWNITGEIYAVEGNLVPAIQSLAHPWLTTYFSLTYVYGYVFLLVFPLVAYLVLENMEWFRTAATAYALNYAIGLGLYLVFIAYGPRNLLPDLTEPLLYTNWPSSQFLVSEVNANTNVFPSLHTSLSATVIVLAYRTRDVYPRWLPIATLVGGSVMLSTMYLAIHWGTDVVAGVALGVGSVWLARRLLESAAVETLADFGRGSLRTLRREISNR comes from the coding sequence ATGACGGTGCCACTCGCCCTCCTGGCGATGATCGTGACCGTCACAGTCGTGCTGACGTGTGTCACCGCTGCGTTCGTCGTCGAATGGCGACTGATCGCGCGACTCCGAACGGAGTATCGCTCGACGATCCGGACGGCGATCCCGTCGCTGTCCGTCCTCGCGGGGGTACTCGCGATCAACAGCGTCGTCCGAGACGTCGGGGTCGAACTCTCCTGGCTCATCGGCTGGAACATCACGGGCGAGATCTACGCGGTCGAGGGCAACCTCGTCCCGGCGATCCAGTCGCTTGCCCATCCGTGGCTGACGACGTACTTCTCGCTCACCTACGTCTACGGCTACGTCTTCCTTTTGGTGTTCCCGCTCGTGGCCTATCTCGTCCTCGAGAACATGGAGTGGTTCCGGACGGCCGCGACGGCCTACGCGCTCAACTACGCCATCGGGCTGGGGCTGTACCTCGTCTTCATCGCCTACGGCCCGCGAAACCTGCTGCCGGACCTCACGGAGCCACTGCTGTACACGAACTGGCCGAGTTCGCAGTTCCTGGTCAGCGAGGTCAACGCCAACACGAACGTCTTCCCGTCGTTACACACGTCGCTGTCGGCGACGGTGATCGTCCTGGCCTATCGGACACGAGACGTCTACCCGCGGTGGCTCCCGATCGCAACACTCGTCGGCGGAAGCGTCATGCTCTCGACGATGTACCTGGCGATCCACTGGGGGACCGACGTCGTCGCGGGCGTCGCCCTCGGCGTCGGGAGCGTCTGGCTCGCGCGTCGACTCCTCGAGTCGGCGGCCGTCGAAACGCTCGCCGATTTCGGTCGCGGATCGCTTCGGACGCTCCGCCGCGAGATATCGAATCGGTGA
- a CDS encoding radical SAM protein, with product MISEGCEQCAKGGKMVIFVYGYCDQRDCFYCPLGENRKNVTDVYANERKVEDDQDIIEEAKRMDAMGSSLTGGEPQEVMDRTTRYISLLKDEFGEDHHIHLYTGITGGRENMRRLAEAGLDEIRFHPPLDMWGDLHGTEWEDILYIAREEGLTPAFEIPGIRPEDEFITFVEEGAAEFVNVNEFEMSDGNYRRMQQEGFDLKDGHMSAVEGSHDVLDSMAKHPKVYFCTSVFKDAAQHRNRLKRMARNVRRPFDETTDDGTLVYGKTWVDAERLEELGVPEEYYVEKSKHVELAWWLLEEMIQEGDLEEGEVVEQYPTVDGTVVERTPLPEVSAERSEAVRPDRTA from the coding sequence ATGATTTCAGAGGGCTGCGAGCAGTGCGCCAAGGGCGGGAAGATGGTCATCTTCGTGTATGGCTACTGCGACCAGCGTGACTGTTTTTACTGTCCGCTCGGCGAGAACCGCAAGAACGTCACCGACGTCTACGCCAACGAGCGGAAAGTCGAGGACGACCAGGACATCATCGAGGAAGCAAAACGCATGGACGCGATGGGGTCGTCGCTGACTGGCGGCGAACCCCAGGAGGTCATGGACCGCACGACGCGGTACATCTCCCTGCTCAAAGACGAGTTCGGCGAGGACCACCACATCCACCTGTACACGGGCATCACCGGCGGGCGCGAGAACATGCGACGGCTCGCCGAGGCCGGCCTCGACGAAATTCGGTTCCACCCGCCCCTGGACATGTGGGGTGACCTCCACGGCACCGAGTGGGAGGACATCCTTTACATCGCCCGCGAGGAGGGGCTCACGCCGGCGTTCGAGATCCCCGGCATCCGACCGGAAGACGAGTTTATCACGTTCGTCGAGGAAGGGGCCGCCGAGTTCGTCAACGTCAACGAGTTCGAGATGAGCGACGGCAACTACCGTCGGATGCAACAGGAGGGCTTCGACCTGAAGGACGGCCACATGAGCGCCGTCGAGGGGAGTCACGACGTGCTCGACTCGATGGCCAAACACCCGAAAGTCTACTTCTGTACGTCGGTGTTCAAAGACGCCGCCCAGCACCGCAATCGCCTCAAGCGCATGGCCAGGAATGTCCGCCGACCCTTCGACGAAACGACCGACGACGGAACGCTGGTCTACGGCAAGACCTGGGTCGACGCCGAGCGACTCGAAGAGTTGGGCGTCCCCGAGGAGTACTACGTCGAGAAGTCCAAGCACGTCGAACTCGCGTGGTGGCTCTTAGAGGAGATGATCCAGGAGGGCGATCTCGAGGAGGGCGAAGTCGTCGAGCAGTATCCCACCGTGGACGGGACGGTGGTCGAGCGGACCCCACTTCCGGAAGTCTCCGCCGAGCGAAGTGAGGCGGTTCGCCCGGATCGAACGGCGTGA
- a CDS encoding rubrerythrin-like domain-containing protein — translation MPHSQDVENDTANVTSKFECMGCGRIVEAETHPGQCSECGGEFQNRAKSLE, via the coding sequence ATGCCACACTCCCAGGACGTCGAGAACGACACCGCGAACGTGACCTCGAAGTTCGAATGTATGGGCTGTGGGCGGATCGTCGAGGCCGAGACCCACCCCGGCCAGTGCTCGGAGTGCGGTGGAGAGTTCCAAAACCGAGCGAAGTCCCTCGAGTAG
- a CDS encoding methyltransferase domain-containing protein, translating to MFLLELAGTDDAFAAYEAASAASRVTVRGGGVATARGITDRVSQLALTHRVSELLGTAAPDLDSARALLEAASFDRSGSVAVRARDIRGATGVSTQAVERALGSVLVDRGFTVDLDDPDHELRAVFAGPPSTTEWDGDGIELAPDAGEEGICALGWLAVEPERDFTDRAPTDRPFFQPGSMDPSLARALVNVAGARPDARVLDPMCGTGGLLLEASRVGSAVVGVDALAKMVRGTRENLAAARADAFDVCRGDARRLPLEADAFDAVVVDAPYGRQTKVSADSLAALLRDALAEARRVAPRAVVVGDRPWAGVAREAGWTVSAQFKRRVHRSLDRFIHVLDRRR from the coding sequence GTGTTCCTGCTGGAACTCGCCGGCACCGACGACGCCTTCGCCGCCTACGAGGCCGCGAGTGCGGCCAGTCGGGTCACCGTCCGCGGCGGGGGTGTCGCGACCGCTCGGGGTATCACAGACCGGGTGTCACAGCTGGCGCTGACTCACCGAGTGAGTGAACTGCTCGGCACGGCCGCCCCGGATCTCGACAGCGCCCGCGCACTACTCGAGGCTGCCAGCTTCGACCGCTCGGGGTCGGTCGCCGTGCGGGCGCGGGATATTCGCGGCGCGACTGGCGTGAGCACGCAGGCCGTCGAGCGCGCGCTCGGATCAGTTCTCGTCGATCGGGGGTTCACAGTCGACCTGGACGATCCCGATCACGAACTCCGTGCGGTCTTCGCCGGCCCGCCATCCACGACTGAGTGGGACGGCGACGGGATCGAACTCGCGCCCGATGCCGGCGAGGAGGGTATCTGCGCGCTCGGCTGGCTCGCGGTCGAACCCGAGCGTGACTTCACCGATCGAGCGCCCACCGATCGCCCGTTCTTCCAGCCGGGGAGCATGGACCCGAGTCTCGCGCGTGCGCTGGTCAACGTTGCCGGAGCGCGTCCCGACGCACGCGTCCTCGATCCGATGTGTGGGACTGGTGGTCTCCTGTTAGAAGCAAGTCGCGTCGGCTCGGCAGTCGTCGGCGTCGATGCCTTAGCGAAGATGGTTCGGGGGACGCGCGAGAATCTGGCTGCCGCTCGCGCTGATGCCTTCGATGTCTGCCGGGGCGACGCCAGACGGCTTCCGCTCGAAGCCGACGCGTTCGACGCCGTCGTCGTCGACGCACCGTACGGTCGACAGACGAAGGTGTCGGCGGACTCGCTGGCCGCGCTCCTACGAGACGCGCTTGCGGAAGCCCGCCGGGTGGCACCGCGGGCGGTCGTCGTGGGGGATCGCCCCTGGGCTGGGGTCGCCCGCGAGGCTGGCTGGACCGTCTCGGCACAGTTCAAGCGCCGCGTCCACCGCTCGCTCGATCGATTCATCCACGTGCTCGATCGTCGGCGCTAA
- a CDS encoding TATA-box-binding protein, whose amino-acid sequence MVDPKETINIENVVASTGIGQELDLQSVAMDLEGADYDPEQFPGLVYRTQEPKSAALIFRSGKIVCTGAKSTDDVHESLQIVFGKLRDLNIQVDEDPEIVVQNIVTSADLGRNLNLNAIAIGLGLENIEYEPEQFPGLVYRLDDPDVVALLFGSGKLVITGGKEPDDAKKAVDKIVSRLEELGLLE is encoded by the coding sequence ATGGTTGACCCCAAGGAAACAATCAACATCGAAAACGTCGTCGCCTCGACCGGCATCGGCCAGGAGCTCGATCTCCAGAGCGTGGCGATGGACCTCGAAGGGGCCGATTACGATCCCGAGCAGTTCCCCGGCCTCGTCTATCGGACCCAGGAACCCAAGTCGGCGGCACTGATCTTCCGGTCGGGCAAGATCGTCTGCACCGGCGCAAAGAGCACCGACGACGTCCACGAGAGTCTCCAGATTGTCTTCGGGAAGCTCCGGGACCTGAACATCCAGGTCGACGAGGACCCCGAGATCGTCGTCCAGAACATCGTGACCTCCGCGGACCTCGGTCGGAATCTCAACCTGAACGCGATCGCGATCGGACTGGGTCTGGAGAACATCGAGTACGAACCCGAGCAGTTCCCCGGCCTCGTCTACCGGCTGGACGATCCCGACGTCGTCGCGCTGCTGTTTGGCTCCGGAAAACTCGTCATCACCGGCGGCAAGGAACCCGACGACGCCAAGAAGGCCGTCGACAAGATCGTCTCCCGGCTCGAGGAACTCGGCCTGCTCGAATAA
- a CDS encoding DUF7473 family protein: protein MASLTTVPLQRGLPGGSLLALVVTFLGVWVFYAVTLHLAATFFIGEVRSQRAAYAGVVPAIVSLLLQRYGVASVGIVSPGLGVGIVVVATVLADAAAIARVYDLPRRATVALTLLHLAFATALGIALANLFGML, encoded by the coding sequence GTGGCGTCACTCACGACGGTCCCACTTCAGCGTGGCTTACCCGGCGGGAGCCTCCTCGCGCTCGTCGTGACGTTTCTGGGCGTCTGGGTGTTCTACGCCGTGACGCTCCACCTCGCGGCGACTTTCTTCATCGGCGAGGTCCGCTCCCAGCGGGCCGCCTACGCCGGTGTCGTCCCGGCGATCGTCTCCTTGCTGCTCCAGCGCTACGGCGTGGCGAGCGTCGGGATCGTGTCCCCCGGGTTGGGCGTCGGAATCGTCGTCGTCGCGACAGTTCTGGCCGACGCCGCCGCGATCGCCCGGGTTTATGATCTCCCGCGCCGGGCGACCGTTGCGCTGACGCTTCTGCACCTCGCCTTCGCAACGGCCCTCGGGATCGCGCTGGCGAACCTCTTTGGCATGCTCTAA
- a CDS encoding NAD(P)/FAD-dependent oxidoreductase yields the protein MADVAIIGGGPAGLAAAVYTARADQETLVFDAGGGTTRDVDWMENVYGFPEGASGPELVDVGQEQATKFGAEIVEEEVVQVGEEGNGYRIETEVDEYAVKGVILATGASYETPAIPHVDDYEGGGVSYCVECDAFFYRDKPVAVVGAGNYAAKEAMMLLDYTDDVRVLTNGNDLEVDDALLDQLEGEDIPVIEEPVDHIVGEEVVEGVELDSGEQLDVEGVFIALGAAGGTDIADMLGIPRDGSYLDVDEDQYTGVDRVYAAGDLTGGQRQVNVSVGEGTTAAINLLEDFRGGEYIDYKKIEA from the coding sequence ATGGCTGACGTAGCGATCATCGGCGGCGGACCGGCCGGGTTGGCCGCAGCCGTCTATACGGCACGCGCAGATCAGGAGACGCTCGTCTTCGATGCGGGCGGCGGCACGACCAGAGACGTCGACTGGATGGAGAACGTCTATGGGTTCCCGGAGGGCGCGAGCGGCCCCGAACTCGTCGACGTGGGCCAGGAACAGGCGACCAAATTCGGCGCGGAGATCGTCGAGGAAGAGGTCGTCCAAGTCGGCGAGGAGGGCAACGGCTACCGCATCGAGACCGAGGTCGACGAGTACGCTGTCAAGGGCGTTATCCTCGCGACCGGCGCGTCCTACGAGACGCCGGCGATCCCTCACGTCGACGACTACGAGGGCGGCGGCGTCTCCTACTGTGTCGAGTGTGACGCCTTCTTCTACCGCGACAAACCGGTCGCGGTCGTCGGCGCGGGCAACTACGCCGCAAAGGAGGCGATGATGCTGCTGGATTACACCGACGACGTCCGCGTGCTCACCAACGGCAACGACCTCGAGGTGGACGACGCGCTGCTCGACCAGCTCGAGGGCGAGGACATTCCGGTCATCGAGGAGCCGGTCGATCACATCGTCGGCGAGGAGGTCGTCGAGGGCGTCGAACTCGACTCCGGCGAACAACTCGACGTCGAAGGCGTCTTCATCGCGCTCGGCGCAGCGGGCGGGACCGACATCGCCGACATGCTGGGCATTCCACGGGACGGCTCGTACCTCGACGTCGACGAAGACCAGTACACGGGCGTCGACCGCGTCTACGCTGCCGGCGACCTGACCGGCGGGCAACGCCAGGTCAACGTCTCCGTCGGCGAGGGGACGACCGCGGCGATCAACCTCCTGGAGGACTTCCGCGGCGGCGAGTACATCGACTACAAGAAGATCGAAGCCTAG